A DNA window from Arachis hypogaea cultivar Tifrunner chromosome 18, arahy.Tifrunner.gnm2.J5K5, whole genome shotgun sequence contains the following coding sequences:
- the LOC112770740 gene encoding glutamate receptor 3.7 gives MKSFVVSHLVIWTIFCGGIFCSRPASVNIGAVFTFDSVIGRAAKVAMKMAVDDVNADPRILNGTHLNLIMKDAACSVFLGAIGAFQALEEGIVAMVGPQSSSIAHMVSQIADALHVPLVSYGATDPTLSSLQFPYFFRTIQSDLEQMIAVADLIEFNEWKEVIAVYLDDDYGRNGMSALRDELENRRLKIAHKLPLSIQFDPNEITTLLNQSKLFGPRVYVVHINLDPKLRFFNIANKLEMMTKDYVWLVTDWLFATLDSFSPVNQTSLSVLQGVVGFRQHIPDSRKKRGFVSQWRNAHKGIPNGSLNAYGYYAYDTIWAVARSIDRFIRLHNNITFVVNHKNKPSHTQGNDLQLDKLKILASGSDLGSILLQSNFTGVSGRVQFNSNRNIISGGYDVININQNAMTTVGYWSNCSGFSVIPAENLKTKKCKRLTQGHKLGNITWPGGGTERPRGWVIADNGRPLRIGVPRRASFVEFVTVKDHQILGYCIDVFNKTLEFIPYEVPYRFMPVGNGKSNPSYDELVKNVADSVYDAVVGDIAIVTNRTQYVDFSQPYATSGLVIVAPVDNARSNAWVFLQPFTADMWCATAASFVMIGVVIWILEHRVNDDFRGPPKRQLVTAFMFSLSTLFKTNQERTISSLSKMVMIVWLFLLMVITASYTASLTSILTVEQLSSPITGIDSLIASNWPIGYQVGSFAYSYLTDSLYISKSRLVQLGSPEEYAKALKKGPSNGGVAAIIDELPYVELFLSKETGFGIIGQPFTKSSWGFAFQKESPLALDMSTAILKLAESGELQKIHDKWLCKMGCSEKTTSNSKPDQLHLISFWGLYLSCGVVTLASLLVFLLRAIRQYARFKRREKDIAVASSSEPSKTSSHCSQVLLNFFNFIDEKEEAIKKIFTQCDNPEPQVR, from the exons ATGAAGTCGTTTGTTGTTTCCCACCTTGTGATTTGGACCATCTtttgtggtggtattttctgcaGTAGGCCTGCAAGTGTGAACATTGGTGCAGTCTTCACCTTCGATTCGGTCATTGGTAGAGCTGCAAAGGTGGCCATGAAAATGGCCGTTGATGATGTCAATGCTGACCCTAGAATCCTCAATGGCACCCACCTCAACTTGATAATGAAGGATGCTGCCTGCAGTGTCTTTCTGGGAGCTATTGGAG CTTTTCAGGCACTCGAGGAAGGGATCGTAGCAATGGTTGGTCCACAGTCGTCTTCTATAGCTCATATGGTATCTCAAATTGCTGATGCTCTCCATGTGCCTCTTGTCTCATATGGTGCCACTGATCCTACCCTGTCCTCCCTTCAGTTCCCTTACTTTTTTCGTACTATACAAAGCGACTTGGAGCAGATGATTGCGGTAGCTGATCTAATTGAATTCAATGAATGGAAGGAGGTCATTGCTGTATACTTGGATGATGATTATGGAAGAAATGGAATGTCGGCTTTGAGGGATGAACTTGAAAATAGGAGATTGAAAATTGCTCATAAGCTACCTTTGAGTATTCAGTTTGATCCAAATGAAATCACCACTTTGCTGAACCAATCCAAATTGTTTGGTCCTCGTGTGTATGTTGTTCATATCAACCTGGATCCAAAACTGAGATTTTTCAACATTGCCAACAAACTTGAAATGATGACCAAAGACTATGTTTGGCTAGTCACTGATTGGCTCTTTGCTACCTTAGATTCTTTCTCCCCAGTGAATCAGACCTCTCTCAGTGTTCTCCAAGGGGTTGTTGGTTTTCGTCAGCATATTCCAGATTCCCGAAAGAAGAGAGGTTTCGTTTCTCAATGGAGAAATGCACATAAAGGTATACCAAATGGTAGTTTGAATGCCTATGGATATTATGCTTATGATACAATATGGGCAGTTGCGCGATCAATTGACAGATTCATCAGATTGCATAATAATATTACCTTTGTAGTTAATCATAAGAATAAGCCATCTCACACACAAGGAAATGATCTTCAACTTGACAAGCTCAAAATCCTTGCTAGTGGATCTGATCTGGGCAGTATATTATTACAGTCAAATTTTACTGGTGTGAGTGGTCGAGTTCAGTTTAATTCAAACAGGAATATCATAAGTGGTGGTTATGATGTTATAAATATCAATCAGAATGCAATGACTACGGTTGGTTATTGGTCTAATTGCTCAGGATTTTCGGTCATCCCCGCTGAAAATCTTAAAACTAAGAAATGTAAAAGGTTAACTCAAGGTCATAAGCTTGGCAATATTACTTGGCCTGGTGGAGGGACAGAAAGACCGCGCGGCTGGGTGATTGCTGATAATGGAAGACCACTGAGAATTGGAGTACCACGTAGAGCAAGTTTTGTTGAATTTGTGACTGTGAAGGATCATCAAATTCTGGGGTACTGCATTGATGTCTTCAACAAGACCCTGGAATTTATTCCATATGAAGTTCCTTACCGTTTCATGCCTGTTGGGAATGGTAAATCAAATCCGAGCTATGATGAACTCGTGAAaaatgttgctgacagt GTATATGATGCAGTTGTCGGCGACATTGCAATTGTGACGAACCGTACACAATATGTGGATTTTTCTCAGCCTTATGCAACATCTGGCCTTGTTATAGTGGCTCCTGTCGACAATGCAAGATCAAATGCTTGGGTGTTTCTCCAACCATTCACAGCAGATATGTGGTGTGCTACGGCTGCTTCATTCGTGATGATTGGAGTGGTTATATGGATTCTTGAGCACCGAGTCAATGATGACTTCCGTGGTCCTCCTAAGAGACAACTGGTGACAGCGTTTAT GTTCAGCCTCTCAACACTGTTTAAGACAAACC AGGAACGGACGATAAGCTCGCTATCCAAAATGGTGATGATAGTCTGGCTTTTCCTATTGATGGTGATCACTGCTAGCTATACAGCAAGCTTGACTTCAATTCTTACAGTGGAGCAGCTCTCATCGCCCATCACAGGAATCGATAGCTTGATTGCGAGCAATTGGCCCATAGGATACCAAGTAGGATCTTTTGCTTACAGCTATCTTACGGATAGTctttatatatcaaaatcaagacTTGTTCAGCTAGGCTCTCCGGAGGAATATGCTAAAGCTCTGAAGAAGGGGCCGTCTAATGGAGGGGTGGCGGCTATCATCGATGAGCTTCCTTACGTGGAGTTATTTCTGTCAAAAGAAACCGGGTTTGGTATCATTGGACAGCCATTTACCAAAAGCAGTTGGGGATTT GCTTTCCAAAAAGAGTCTCCTCTCGCCCTCGACATGTCCACGGCTATTCTAAAACTCGCCGAGAGCGGAGAGCTCCAGAAGATACATGACAAGTGGCTCTGTAAGATGGGTTGCTCTGAAAAAACAACAAGCAACTCCAAGCCTGACCAACTTCACTTGATTAGTTTTTGGGGTCTGTATCTGTCATGTGGTGTTGTCACTCTCGCCTCGCTTTTGGTGTTTCTTCTGCGAGCGATTCGCCAATACGCTCGCTTCAAACGACGGGAAAAGGACATTGCTGTCGCCTCATCGTCGGAACCATCAAAGACCAGCAGCCATTGTTCCCAGGTTCTCCTTAACTTCTTCAACTTCATTGATGAAAAAGAAGAGGCCATAAAGAAAATATTCACTCAATGTGACAATCCTGAACCTCAAGTCAGATAA